From Tripterygium wilfordii isolate XIE 37 chromosome 16, ASM1340144v1, whole genome shotgun sequence, one genomic window encodes:
- the LOC119980923 gene encoding S-antigen protein-like isoform X24: MISSCSNTWALMASSAAGSSDLNKSSSSKKKKKVTSPTSSPLVTNRKASAADVEGRLNMPNQGTWKTDAGTDQSTAGQLYAKKAEKKTRREVDANYRRKIKTKVENYDYMLSEFGKLQLENERLRKENEHLRKDNESLKQLAESHNKETEKLESRITSLTGDNNSLSKENKSFLLKMLNLYEENDQLKKKEYWKNLYTHQQLVGSNSYGQVSFQSMHGHSQPMPTGGGGSVSQQHVNSSFPGQVSFQNMDGHSQPMPTGGGGSVSQQHVNSSFPGQFQNMDGHSQPMPTGGGGSVSRQHVNSSFPSQFQNMDGHSQPMPTGGGGSVSQQHVNSSFPGQISFQNMDGHSQPMPTDGGGSVSQQHANSSFPGQLQNMHGHSQPMPTGSGGVNSSFSGQASPTGGGKSGYPFIGREKFMELSYAELPEPSPPMQTGGREAYPTSGN, translated from the exons ATGATCAG TTCTTGCAGCAATACTTGGGCACTAATGGCAAGCTCTGCTGCTGGTTCATCAGATCTCAACAAGTCGAGCTcgtcgaagaagaagaagaaagtcacGTCTCCAACAAGCTCTCCGTTAG TTACAAATCGAAAGGCTTCTGCAGCAGACGTTGAGGGACGGTTGAATATGCCAAATCAAG GTACATGGAAGACTGATGCAGGCACTGATCAATCTACAGCTGGACAATTATATGCCAAAAAAGCCGAGAAAAAAACACGAAGAGAGGTTGATGCAAATTATCGCCGTAAAATAAAG ACGAAGGTGGAAAATTACGATTACATGTTGTCTGAGTTTGGAAAACTTCAACTAGAGAATGAGCGTTTAAGGAAGGAGAATGAGCATTTAAGGAAGGATAATGAGTCATTGAAACAACTGGCTGAGTCACATAACAAAGAGACAGAGAAACTTGAATCTCGAATTACTTCATTGACCGGCGACAATAATTCCCTATCGAAGGAGAACAAATCTTTTCTTCTTAAGATGCTG AATTTGTATGAGGAGAATGATCAATTGAAAAAGAAGGAATACTGGAAGAATCTTTATACCCACCAGCAGCTTGTGGGTTCAAATTCTTATGGTCAAGTAAGT TTTCAGAGCATGCATGGACATTCACAACCTATGCCAACTGGCGGCGGAGGAAGTGTATCCCAACAACATGTGAATTCTAGTTTTCCTGGCCAAGTAAGT TTTCAGAACATGGATGGACATTCACAACCTATGCCAACTGGCGGCGGAGGAAGTGTATCCCAACAACATGTGAATTCTAGTTTTCCTGGTCAA TTTCAGAACATGGATGGACATTCACAACCTATGCCAACTGGCGGCGGAGGAAGTGTATCCCGACAACATGTGAATTCTAGTTTTCCTAGCCAA TTTCAAAACATGGATGGACATTCACAACCTATGCCAACTGGCGGCGGAGGAAGTGTATCCCAACAACATGTGAATTCTAGTTTCCCTGGCCAAATAAGT TTTCAGAACATGGATGGACATTCACAACCTATGCCAACTGACGGCGGAGGAAGTGTATCCCAACAACACGCGAATTCTAGTTTTCCTGGCCAA CTTCAGAACATGCATGGACATTCACAACCTATGCCAACTGGCAGCGGAGGTGTGAATTCTAGCTTTT CTGGCCAAGCAAGT CCAACTGGTGGTGGAAAAAGCGGATACCCCTTCATCGGCCGAGAAAAATTTATGGAGCTTAGTTATGCA GAACTGCCTGAACCTTCACCACCCATGCAAACTGGCGGCAGAGAAGCGTATCCCACTTCGGGTAACTGA
- the LOC119980923 gene encoding protein SPT2 homolog isoform X28 produces MASSAAGSSDLNKSSSANKEVTSPTSSPLVINQTASAAEADVEGGLTTPNQGIGDTDQTATGQLSAEEARKRAKKETDARHHNKRKTKLENYDKMSSDFGKLQLENEHLRKENEHSRKENESLKQLAESRNKETEKFESRITSLTDENYSLLKENKSLLLQIVNLYEENNQLKKEKECWKNLYTQQQPVDSNSYGQVSFQSMHGHLQPMPTGDGGSVSQQHVNSSFSSQFQSMHGHSQPMPTGGGGSVSQQHVNSSFPGQVSFQNMDGHSQPMPTGGGGSVSQQHVNSSFPGQFQNMDGHSQPMPTGGGGSVSRQHVNSSFPSQFQNMDGHSQPMPTGGGGSVSQQHVNSSFPGQISNMDGHSQPMPTDGGGSVSQQHANSSFPGQPTGGGKSGYPFIGREKFMELSYAELPEPSPPMQTGGREAYPTSGN; encoded by the exons ATGGCAAGCTCTGCTGCTGGTTCATCAGATCTCAACAAGTCGAGCTCGGCGAACAAGGAGGTCACGTCTCCAACAAGCTCTCCGTTAG TTATAAATCAAACGGCTTCTGCAGCAGAAGCAGATGTTGAGGGAGGGTTGACTACTCCAAATCAAG GGATTGGAGACACTGATCAAACTGCAACTGGACAATTATCTGCCGAAGAAGCTAGGAAAAGAGCAAAAAAAGAGACTGATGCTAGGCACCACAATAAAAGAAAG ACGAAGCTGGAAAATTACGATAAAATGTCGTCTGACTTTGGAAAACTTCAACTAGAGAATGAGCATTTAAGGAAGGAGAATGAGCATTCAAGGAAGGAGAATGAGTCATTGAAACAACTGGCGGAGTCACGTAACAAAGAGACAGAGAAATTTGAATCTCGAATTACTTCATTGACCGATGAAAATTATTCTCTATTGAAGGAGAACAAATCTTTGCTTCTTCAGATTGTG AATTTGTATGAGGAGAATAATCAATTGAAAAAGGAGAAGGAATGCTGGAAGAATCTTTATACCCAACAGCAGCCTGTGGATTCTAATTCTTATGGTCAAGTAAGT TTTCAGAGCATGCATGGACATTTACAACCTATGCCAACTGGCGACGGAGGAAGTGTATCCCAACAACATGTGAATTCTAGCTTTTCTAGCCAA TTTCAGAGCATGCATGGACATTCACAACCTATGCCAACTGGCGGCGGAGGAAGTGTATCCCAACAACATGTGAATTCTAGTTTTCCTGGCCAAGTAAGT TTTCAGAACATGGATGGACATTCACAACCTATGCCAACTGGCGGCGGAGGAAGTGTATCCCAACAACATGTGAATTCTAGTTTTCCTGGTCAA TTTCAGAACATGGATGGACATTCACAACCTATGCCAACTGGCGGCGGAGGAAGTGTATCCCGACAACATGTGAATTCTAGTTTTCCTAGCCAA TTTCAAAACATGGATGGACATTCACAACCTATGCCAACTGGCGGCGGAGGAAGTGTATCCCAACAACATGTGAATTCTAGTTTCCCTGGCCAAATAAGT AACATGGATGGACATTCACAACCTATGCCAACTGACGGCGGAGGAAGTGTATCCCAACAACACGCGAATTCTAGTTTTCCTGGCCAA CCAACTGGTGGTGGAAAAAGCGGATACCCCTTCATCGGCCGAGAAAAATTTATGGAGCTTAGTTATGCA GAACTGCCTGAACCTTCACCACCCATGCAAACTGGCGGCAGAGAAGCGTATCCCACTTCGGGTAACTGA
- the LOC119980923 gene encoding protein SPT2 homolog isoform X26 encodes MASSAAGSSDLNKSSSANKEVTSPTSSPLVINQTASAAEADVEGGLTTPNQGIGDTDQTATGQLSAEEARKRAKKETDARHHNKRKTKLENYDKMSSDFGKLQLENEHLRKENEHSRKENESLKQLAESRNKETEKFESRITSLTDENYSLLKENKSLLLQIVNLYEENNQLKKEKECWKNLYTQQQPVDSNSYGQVSFQSMHGHLQPMPTGDGGSVSQQHVNSSFSSQFQSMHGHSQPMPTGGGGSVSQQHVNSSFPGQVSFQNMDGHSQPMPTGGGGSVSQQHVNSSFPGQFQNMDGHSQPMPTGGGGSVSRQHVNSSFPSQFQNMDGHSQPMPTGGGGSVSQQHVNSSFPGQISFQNMDGHSQPMPTDGGGSVSQQHANSSFPGQPTGGGKSGYPFIGREKFMELSYAELPEPSPPMQTGGREAYPTSGN; translated from the exons ATGGCAAGCTCTGCTGCTGGTTCATCAGATCTCAACAAGTCGAGCTCGGCGAACAAGGAGGTCACGTCTCCAACAAGCTCTCCGTTAG TTATAAATCAAACGGCTTCTGCAGCAGAAGCAGATGTTGAGGGAGGGTTGACTACTCCAAATCAAG GGATTGGAGACACTGATCAAACTGCAACTGGACAATTATCTGCCGAAGAAGCTAGGAAAAGAGCAAAAAAAGAGACTGATGCTAGGCACCACAATAAAAGAAAG ACGAAGCTGGAAAATTACGATAAAATGTCGTCTGACTTTGGAAAACTTCAACTAGAGAATGAGCATTTAAGGAAGGAGAATGAGCATTCAAGGAAGGAGAATGAGTCATTGAAACAACTGGCGGAGTCACGTAACAAAGAGACAGAGAAATTTGAATCTCGAATTACTTCATTGACCGATGAAAATTATTCTCTATTGAAGGAGAACAAATCTTTGCTTCTTCAGATTGTG AATTTGTATGAGGAGAATAATCAATTGAAAAAGGAGAAGGAATGCTGGAAGAATCTTTATACCCAACAGCAGCCTGTGGATTCTAATTCTTATGGTCAAGTAAGT TTTCAGAGCATGCATGGACATTTACAACCTATGCCAACTGGCGACGGAGGAAGTGTATCCCAACAACATGTGAATTCTAGCTTTTCTAGCCAA TTTCAGAGCATGCATGGACATTCACAACCTATGCCAACTGGCGGCGGAGGAAGTGTATCCCAACAACATGTGAATTCTAGTTTTCCTGGCCAAGTAAGT TTTCAGAACATGGATGGACATTCACAACCTATGCCAACTGGCGGCGGAGGAAGTGTATCCCAACAACATGTGAATTCTAGTTTTCCTGGTCAA TTTCAGAACATGGATGGACATTCACAACCTATGCCAACTGGCGGCGGAGGAAGTGTATCCCGACAACATGTGAATTCTAGTTTTCCTAGCCAA TTTCAAAACATGGATGGACATTCACAACCTATGCCAACTGGCGGCGGAGGAAGTGTATCCCAACAACATGTGAATTCTAGTTTCCCTGGCCAAATAAGT TTTCAGAACATGGATGGACATTCACAACCTATGCCAACTGACGGCGGAGGAAGTGTATCCCAACAACACGCGAATTCTAGTTTTCCTGGCCAA CCAACTGGTGGTGGAAAAAGCGGATACCCCTTCATCGGCCGAGAAAAATTTATGGAGCTTAGTTATGCA GAACTGCCTGAACCTTCACCACCCATGCAAACTGGCGGCAGAGAAGCGTATCCCACTTCGGGTAACTGA
- the LOC119980923 gene encoding uncharacterized protein LOC119980923 isoform X13, whose product MALEHCKSTYVSSCSNTWALMASSAAGSSDLNKSSSSKKKKKVTSPTSSPLVTNRKASAADVEGRLNMPNQGTWKTDAGTDQSTAGQLYAKKAEKKTRREVDANYRRKIKTKVENYDYMLSEFGKLQLENERLRKENEHLRKDNESLKQLAESHNKETEKLESRITSLTGDNNSLSKENKSFLLKMLNLYEENDQLKKKEYWKNLYTHQQLVGSNSYGQVSFQSMHGHSQPMPTGGGGSVSQQHVNSSFPGQVSNMDGHSQPMPTGGGGSVSQQHVNSSFPGQFQNMDGHSQPMPTGGGGSVSRQHVNSSFPSQFQNMDGHSQPMPTGGGGSVSQQHVNSSFPGQISFQNMDGHSQPMPTDGGGSVSQQHANSSFPGQLQNMHGHSQPMPTGSGGVNSSFSGQASPTGGGKSGYPFIGREKFMELSYAELPEPSPPMQTGGREAYPTSGN is encoded by the exons ATGGCTCTCGAACATTGCAAGTCTACGTA CGTTAGTTCTTGCAGCAATACTTGGGCACTAATGGCAAGCTCTGCTGCTGGTTCATCAGATCTCAACAAGTCGAGCTcgtcgaagaagaagaagaaagtcacGTCTCCAACAAGCTCTCCGTTAG TTACAAATCGAAAGGCTTCTGCAGCAGACGTTGAGGGACGGTTGAATATGCCAAATCAAG GTACATGGAAGACTGATGCAGGCACTGATCAATCTACAGCTGGACAATTATATGCCAAAAAAGCCGAGAAAAAAACACGAAGAGAGGTTGATGCAAATTATCGCCGTAAAATAAAG ACGAAGGTGGAAAATTACGATTACATGTTGTCTGAGTTTGGAAAACTTCAACTAGAGAATGAGCGTTTAAGGAAGGAGAATGAGCATTTAAGGAAGGATAATGAGTCATTGAAACAACTGGCTGAGTCACATAACAAAGAGACAGAGAAACTTGAATCTCGAATTACTTCATTGACCGGCGACAATAATTCCCTATCGAAGGAGAACAAATCTTTTCTTCTTAAGATGCTG AATTTGTATGAGGAGAATGATCAATTGAAAAAGAAGGAATACTGGAAGAATCTTTATACCCACCAGCAGCTTGTGGGTTCAAATTCTTATGGTCAAGTAAGT TTTCAGAGCATGCATGGACATTCACAACCTATGCCAACTGGCGGCGGAGGAAGTGTATCCCAACAACATGTGAATTCTAGTTTTCCTGGCCAAGTAAGT AACATGGATGGACATTCACAACCTATGCCAACTGGCGGCGGAGGAAGTGTATCCCAACAACATGTGAATTCTAGTTTTCCTGGTCAA TTTCAGAACATGGATGGACATTCACAACCTATGCCAACTGGCGGCGGAGGAAGTGTATCCCGACAACATGTGAATTCTAGTTTTCCTAGCCAA TTTCAAAACATGGATGGACATTCACAACCTATGCCAACTGGCGGCGGAGGAAGTGTATCCCAACAACATGTGAATTCTAGTTTCCCTGGCCAAATAAGT TTTCAGAACATGGATGGACATTCACAACCTATGCCAACTGACGGCGGAGGAAGTGTATCCCAACAACACGCGAATTCTAGTTTTCCTGGCCAA CTTCAGAACATGCATGGACATTCACAACCTATGCCAACTGGCAGCGGAGGTGTGAATTCTAGCTTTT CTGGCCAAGCAAGT CCAACTGGTGGTGGAAAAAGCGGATACCCCTTCATCGGCCGAGAAAAATTTATGGAGCTTAGTTATGCA GAACTGCCTGAACCTTCACCACCCATGCAAACTGGCGGCAGAGAAGCGTATCCCACTTCGGGTAACTGA
- the LOC119980923 gene encoding uncharacterized protein LOC119980923 isoform X12, with protein MALEHCKSTYVSSCSNTWALMASSAAGSSDLNKSSSSKKKKKVTSPTSSPLVTNRKASAADVEGRLNMPNQGTWKTDAGTDQSTAGQLYAKKAEKKTRREVDANYRRKIKTKVENYDYMLSEFGKLQLENERLRKENEHLRKDNESLKQLAESHNKETEKLESRITSLTGDNNSLSKENKSFLLKMLNLYEENDQLKKKEYWKNLYTHQQLVGSNSYGQVSSMHGHSQPMPTGGGGSVSQQHVNSSFPGQVSFQNMDGHSQPMPTGGGGSVSQQHVNSSFPGQFQNMDGHSQPMPTGGGGSVSRQHVNSSFPSQFQNMDGHSQPMPTGGGGSVSQQHVNSSFPGQISFQNMDGHSQPMPTDGGGSVSQQHANSSFPGQLQNMHGHSQPMPTGSGGVNSSFSGQASPTGGGKSGYPFIGREKFMELSYAELPEPSPPMQTGGREAYPTSGN; from the exons ATGGCTCTCGAACATTGCAAGTCTACGTA CGTTAGTTCTTGCAGCAATACTTGGGCACTAATGGCAAGCTCTGCTGCTGGTTCATCAGATCTCAACAAGTCGAGCTcgtcgaagaagaagaagaaagtcacGTCTCCAACAAGCTCTCCGTTAG TTACAAATCGAAAGGCTTCTGCAGCAGACGTTGAGGGACGGTTGAATATGCCAAATCAAG GTACATGGAAGACTGATGCAGGCACTGATCAATCTACAGCTGGACAATTATATGCCAAAAAAGCCGAGAAAAAAACACGAAGAGAGGTTGATGCAAATTATCGCCGTAAAATAAAG ACGAAGGTGGAAAATTACGATTACATGTTGTCTGAGTTTGGAAAACTTCAACTAGAGAATGAGCGTTTAAGGAAGGAGAATGAGCATTTAAGGAAGGATAATGAGTCATTGAAACAACTGGCTGAGTCACATAACAAAGAGACAGAGAAACTTGAATCTCGAATTACTTCATTGACCGGCGACAATAATTCCCTATCGAAGGAGAACAAATCTTTTCTTCTTAAGATGCTG AATTTGTATGAGGAGAATGATCAATTGAAAAAGAAGGAATACTGGAAGAATCTTTATACCCACCAGCAGCTTGTGGGTTCAAATTCTTATGGTCAAGTAAGT AGCATGCATGGACATTCACAACCTATGCCAACTGGCGGCGGAGGAAGTGTATCCCAACAACATGTGAATTCTAGTTTTCCTGGCCAAGTAAGT TTTCAGAACATGGATGGACATTCACAACCTATGCCAACTGGCGGCGGAGGAAGTGTATCCCAACAACATGTGAATTCTAGTTTTCCTGGTCAA TTTCAGAACATGGATGGACATTCACAACCTATGCCAACTGGCGGCGGAGGAAGTGTATCCCGACAACATGTGAATTCTAGTTTTCCTAGCCAA TTTCAAAACATGGATGGACATTCACAACCTATGCCAACTGGCGGCGGAGGAAGTGTATCCCAACAACATGTGAATTCTAGTTTCCCTGGCCAAATAAGT TTTCAGAACATGGATGGACATTCACAACCTATGCCAACTGACGGCGGAGGAAGTGTATCCCAACAACACGCGAATTCTAGTTTTCCTGGCCAA CTTCAGAACATGCATGGACATTCACAACCTATGCCAACTGGCAGCGGAGGTGTGAATTCTAGCTTTT CTGGCCAAGCAAGT CCAACTGGTGGTGGAAAAAGCGGATACCCCTTCATCGGCCGAGAAAAATTTATGGAGCTTAGTTATGCA GAACTGCCTGAACCTTCACCACCCATGCAAACTGGCGGCAGAGAAGCGTATCCCACTTCGGGTAACTGA
- the LOC119980923 gene encoding protein SPT2 homolog isoform X30, translated as MASSAAGSSDLNKSSSANKEVTSPTSSPLVINQTASAAEADVEGGLTTPNQGIGDTDQTATGQLSAEEARKRAKKETDARHHNKRKTKLENYDKMSSDFGKLQLENEHLRKENEHSRKENESLKQLAESRNKETEKFESRITSLTDENYSLLKENKSLLLQIVNLYEENNQLKKEKECWKNLYTQQQPVDSNSYGQVSFQSMHGHSQPMPTGGGGSVSQQHVNSSFPGQVSFQNMDGHSQPMPTGGGGSVSQQHVNSSFPGQFQNMDGHSQPMPTGGGGSVSRQHVNSSFPSQFQNMDGHSQPMPTGGGGSVSQQHVNSSFPGQISFQNMDGHSQPMPTDGGGSVSQQHANSSFPGQLQNMHGHSQPMPTGSGGVNSSFSGQASPTGGGKSGYPFIGREKFMELSYAELPEPSPPMQTGGREAYPTSGN; from the exons ATGGCAAGCTCTGCTGCTGGTTCATCAGATCTCAACAAGTCGAGCTCGGCGAACAAGGAGGTCACGTCTCCAACAAGCTCTCCGTTAG TTATAAATCAAACGGCTTCTGCAGCAGAAGCAGATGTTGAGGGAGGGTTGACTACTCCAAATCAAG GGATTGGAGACACTGATCAAACTGCAACTGGACAATTATCTGCCGAAGAAGCTAGGAAAAGAGCAAAAAAAGAGACTGATGCTAGGCACCACAATAAAAGAAAG ACGAAGCTGGAAAATTACGATAAAATGTCGTCTGACTTTGGAAAACTTCAACTAGAGAATGAGCATTTAAGGAAGGAGAATGAGCATTCAAGGAAGGAGAATGAGTCATTGAAACAACTGGCGGAGTCACGTAACAAAGAGACAGAGAAATTTGAATCTCGAATTACTTCATTGACCGATGAAAATTATTCTCTATTGAAGGAGAACAAATCTTTGCTTCTTCAGATTGTG AATTTGTATGAGGAGAATAATCAATTGAAAAAGGAGAAGGAATGCTGGAAGAATCTTTATACCCAACAGCAGCCTGTGGATTCTAATTCTTATGGTCAAGTAAGT TTTCAGAGCATGCATGGACATTCACAACCTATGCCAACTGGCGGCGGAGGAAGTGTATCCCAACAACATGTGAATTCTAGTTTTCCTGGCCAAGTAAGT TTTCAGAACATGGATGGACATTCACAACCTATGCCAACTGGCGGCGGAGGAAGTGTATCCCAACAACATGTGAATTCTAGTTTTCCTGGTCAA TTTCAGAACATGGATGGACATTCACAACCTATGCCAACTGGCGGCGGAGGAAGTGTATCCCGACAACATGTGAATTCTAGTTTTCCTAGCCAA TTTCAAAACATGGATGGACATTCACAACCTATGCCAACTGGCGGCGGAGGAAGTGTATCCCAACAACATGTGAATTCTAGTTTCCCTGGCCAAATAAGT TTTCAGAACATGGATGGACATTCACAACCTATGCCAACTGACGGCGGAGGAAGTGTATCCCAACAACACGCGAATTCTAGTTTTCCTGGCCAA CTTCAGAACATGCATGGACATTCACAACCTATGCCAACTGGCAGCGGAGGTGTGAATTCTAGCTTTT CTGGCCAAGCAAGT CCAACTGGTGGTGGAAAAAGCGGATACCCCTTCATCGGCCGAGAAAAATTTATGGAGCTTAGTTATGCA GAACTGCCTGAACCTTCACCACCCATGCAAACTGGCGGCAGAGAAGCGTATCCCACTTCGGGTAACTGA
- the LOC119980923 gene encoding protein SPT2 homolog isoform X32 gives MASSAAGSSDLNKSSSANKEVTSPTSSPLVINQTASAAEADVEGGLTTPNQGIGDTDQTATGQLSAEEARKRAKKETDARHHNKRKTKLENYDKMSSDFGKLQLENEHLRKENEHSRKENESLKQLAESRNKETEKFESRITSLTDENYSLLKENKSLLLQIVNLYEENNQLKKEKECWKNLYTQQQPVDSNSYGQFQSMHGHSQPMPTGGGGSVSQQHVNSSFPGQVSFQNMDGHSQPMPTGGGGSVSQQHVNSSFPGQFQNMDGHSQPMPTGGGGSVSRQHVNSSFPSQFQNMDGHSQPMPTGGGGSVSQQHVNSSFPGQISFQNMDGHSQPMPTDGGGSVSQQHANSSFPGQLQNMHGHSQPMPTGSGGVNSSFSGQASPTGGGKSGYPFIGREKFMELSYAELPEPSPPMQTGGREAYPTSGN, from the exons ATGGCAAGCTCTGCTGCTGGTTCATCAGATCTCAACAAGTCGAGCTCGGCGAACAAGGAGGTCACGTCTCCAACAAGCTCTCCGTTAG TTATAAATCAAACGGCTTCTGCAGCAGAAGCAGATGTTGAGGGAGGGTTGACTACTCCAAATCAAG GGATTGGAGACACTGATCAAACTGCAACTGGACAATTATCTGCCGAAGAAGCTAGGAAAAGAGCAAAAAAAGAGACTGATGCTAGGCACCACAATAAAAGAAAG ACGAAGCTGGAAAATTACGATAAAATGTCGTCTGACTTTGGAAAACTTCAACTAGAGAATGAGCATTTAAGGAAGGAGAATGAGCATTCAAGGAAGGAGAATGAGTCATTGAAACAACTGGCGGAGTCACGTAACAAAGAGACAGAGAAATTTGAATCTCGAATTACTTCATTGACCGATGAAAATTATTCTCTATTGAAGGAGAACAAATCTTTGCTTCTTCAGATTGTG AATTTGTATGAGGAGAATAATCAATTGAAAAAGGAGAAGGAATGCTGGAAGAATCTTTATACCCAACAGCAGCCTGTGGATTCTAATTCTTATGGTCAA TTTCAGAGCATGCATGGACATTCACAACCTATGCCAACTGGCGGCGGAGGAAGTGTATCCCAACAACATGTGAATTCTAGTTTTCCTGGCCAAGTAAGT TTTCAGAACATGGATGGACATTCACAACCTATGCCAACTGGCGGCGGAGGAAGTGTATCCCAACAACATGTGAATTCTAGTTTTCCTGGTCAA TTTCAGAACATGGATGGACATTCACAACCTATGCCAACTGGCGGCGGAGGAAGTGTATCCCGACAACATGTGAATTCTAGTTTTCCTAGCCAA TTTCAAAACATGGATGGACATTCACAACCTATGCCAACTGGCGGCGGAGGAAGTGTATCCCAACAACATGTGAATTCTAGTTTCCCTGGCCAAATAAGT TTTCAGAACATGGATGGACATTCACAACCTATGCCAACTGACGGCGGAGGAAGTGTATCCCAACAACACGCGAATTCTAGTTTTCCTGGCCAA CTTCAGAACATGCATGGACATTCACAACCTATGCCAACTGGCAGCGGAGGTGTGAATTCTAGCTTTT CTGGCCAAGCAAGT CCAACTGGTGGTGGAAAAAGCGGATACCCCTTCATCGGCCGAGAAAAATTTATGGAGCTTAGTTATGCA GAACTGCCTGAACCTTCACCACCCATGCAAACTGGCGGCAGAGAAGCGTATCCCACTTCGGGTAACTGA
- the LOC119980923 gene encoding uncharacterized protein LOC119980923 isoform X20, whose product MALEHCKSTYVSSCSNTWALMASSAAGSSDLNKSSSSKKKKKVTSPTSSPLVTNRKASAADVEGRLNMPNQGTWKTDAGTDQSTAGQLYAKKAEKKTRREVDANYRRKIKTKVENYDYMLSEFGKLQLENERLRKENEHLRKDNESLKQLAESHNKETEKLESRITSLTGDNNSLSKENKSFLLKMLNLYEENDQLKKKEYWKNLYTHQQLVGSNSYGQSMHGHSQPMPTGGGGSVSQQHVNSSFPGQFQNMDGHSQPMPTGGGGSVSQQHVNSSFPGQFQNMDGHSQPMPTGGGGSVSRQHVNSSFPSQFQNMDGHSQPMPTGGGGSVSQQHVNSSFPGQISFQNMDGHSQPMPTDGGGSVSQQHANSSFPGQLQNMHGHSQPMPTGSGGVNSSFSGQASPTGGGKSGYPFIGREKFMELSYAELPEPSPPMQTGGREAYPTSGN is encoded by the exons ATGGCTCTCGAACATTGCAAGTCTACGTA CGTTAGTTCTTGCAGCAATACTTGGGCACTAATGGCAAGCTCTGCTGCTGGTTCATCAGATCTCAACAAGTCGAGCTcgtcgaagaagaagaagaaagtcacGTCTCCAACAAGCTCTCCGTTAG TTACAAATCGAAAGGCTTCTGCAGCAGACGTTGAGGGACGGTTGAATATGCCAAATCAAG GTACATGGAAGACTGATGCAGGCACTGATCAATCTACAGCTGGACAATTATATGCCAAAAAAGCCGAGAAAAAAACACGAAGAGAGGTTGATGCAAATTATCGCCGTAAAATAAAG ACGAAGGTGGAAAATTACGATTACATGTTGTCTGAGTTTGGAAAACTTCAACTAGAGAATGAGCGTTTAAGGAAGGAGAATGAGCATTTAAGGAAGGATAATGAGTCATTGAAACAACTGGCTGAGTCACATAACAAAGAGACAGAGAAACTTGAATCTCGAATTACTTCATTGACCGGCGACAATAATTCCCTATCGAAGGAGAACAAATCTTTTCTTCTTAAGATGCTG AATTTGTATGAGGAGAATGATCAATTGAAAAAGAAGGAATACTGGAAGAATCTTTATACCCACCAGCAGCTTGTGGGTTCAAATTCTTATGGTCAA AGCATGCATGGACATTCACAACCTATGCCAACTGGCGGCGGAGGAAGTGTATCCCAACAACATGTGAATTCTAGTTTTCCTGGCCAA TTTCAGAACATGGATGGACATTCACAACCTATGCCAACTGGCGGCGGAGGAAGTGTATCCCAACAACATGTGAATTCTAGTTTTCCTGGTCAA TTTCAGAACATGGATGGACATTCACAACCTATGCCAACTGGCGGCGGAGGAAGTGTATCCCGACAACATGTGAATTCTAGTTTTCCTAGCCAA TTTCAAAACATGGATGGACATTCACAACCTATGCCAACTGGCGGCGGAGGAAGTGTATCCCAACAACATGTGAATTCTAGTTTCCCTGGCCAAATAAGT TTTCAGAACATGGATGGACATTCACAACCTATGCCAACTGACGGCGGAGGAAGTGTATCCCAACAACACGCGAATTCTAGTTTTCCTGGCCAA CTTCAGAACATGCATGGACATTCACAACCTATGCCAACTGGCAGCGGAGGTGTGAATTCTAGCTTTT CTGGCCAAGCAAGT CCAACTGGTGGTGGAAAAAGCGGATACCCCTTCATCGGCCGAGAAAAATTTATGGAGCTTAGTTATGCA GAACTGCCTGAACCTTCACCACCCATGCAAACTGGCGGCAGAGAAGCGTATCCCACTTCGGGTAACTGA